From Scatophagus argus isolate fScaArg1 chromosome 2, fScaArg1.pri, whole genome shotgun sequence, a single genomic window includes:
- the LOC124053471 gene encoding uracil nucleotide/cysteinyl leukotriene receptor-like: MNPGQHLDFSSATEEDSFMDNEINRSEPMMGLHDFAWYMLPTVVTVPPLGLPTNALVIRLLLGKPGICSTSEIFTLNLALFDMLFCVMVLTEYIRFLCNTTAEAANFMAWGLNQAGGPMLLCMLNLDSYIAVCHPLVFLRLKNPKLRVSLCLVVSALTVACCCLVKVSSVFKWNVILALLSTAIVIISTCNILILKSLSKSGPSRKEVHPVKKRAFKLVLTTFVMVNFHYLPPVGEYLLRQFGPSSFRPFSVITLASYMVLSLGSFVQPLSYLVRTKHLPKIGCLCGSTAEKKPSCNSLEQQPDFHDMKCKGRPGL, from the coding sequence ATGAACCCCGGACAGCACCTCGATTTCAGCTCTGCCACGGAGGAGGATAGCTTTATGGATAACGAAATCAATCGCAGTGAACCAATGATGGGCTTGCATGATTTTGCCTGGTACATGCTGCCCACTGTGGTCACGGTGCCACCACTGGGGTTACCCACCAACGCTCTGGTCATACGCCTCCTACTGGGAAAACCTGGAATCTGCTCAACCTCGGAGATCTTCACACTCAATCTTGCTCTATTCGACATGCTGTTCTGCGTCATGGTCCTCACCGAGTACATCCGTTTCCTATGCAATACAACAGCAGAAGCTGCTAACTTCATGGCGTGGGGTTTGAATCAGGCAGGGGGGCCGATGTTGCTCTGCATGTTGAATTTGGACAGCTACATAGCCGTCTGCCATCCACTGGTCTTCCTTCGACTCAAGAATCCTAAACTGCGGGTGTCGCTGTGCTTAGTGGTGAGCGCCTTAACTGTTGCTTGTTGCTGTCTGGTGAAGGTCTCCTCAGTATTCAAGTGGAATGTGATACTGGCGCTCCTGAGCACTGCCATAGTGATCATATCAACCTGCAACATCTTGATTCTCAAGTCCCTCAGCAAATCAGGGCCCAGCAGGAAGGAGGTCCACCCAGTGAAAAAGCGAGCATTCAAGCTAGTGTTGACTACGTTTGTGATGGTCAACTTTCACTACCTCCCCCCAGTTGGCGAGTACCTGCTTAGGCAGTTTGGTCCCAGTTCTTTCAGACCCTTTTCAGTGATCACCTTGGCCTCCTACATGGTCCTCTCCTTGGGCAGTTTCGTTCAGCCTCTGAGTTATCTGGTCCGGACCAAACATCTACCCAAGATCGGATGTCTCTGTGGCTcaactgctgaaaaaaaacccagttgCAACAGTTTAGAGCAGCAGCCTGACTTTCATGACATGAAATGTAAGGGAAGACCTGGACTGTAA
- the LOC124050521 gene encoding G-protein coupled receptor 4-like: protein MFNSTLNPVTNLYNNSTTYSGPRGPPPWYQFLVCAVAPYGFIFYFGVKVFNLAVGTPCNLLVIWQIATKKSDASTSDIFILNLAILDAYFCLMTPIEMVNRLLLDDSRIWYSQRFAYGIKDVAPLFLVCICLDRYMAVVHPVLFTGIRDNKIRTGISVVVWGLILAYGLTKCILGVMSVNEVFSGVILFAFAVMVFCNISVIWVLRRSVVGKEAMHPVKKKAFRMVLIILAIIVTNYLPPVALMPFVSYYSFVAFRCQISISVFSIMDLSCSIEPLLYITKMECVDGRCCGLNFSKKLHDVKV from the exons ATGTTCAACAGCACTCTGAATCCCGTCACCAACCTCTACAATAACTCTACCACCTATAGTGGCCCCCGTGGACCTCCACCATGGTACCAGTTCCTGGTGTGTGCCGTGGCCCCTTATGGCTTTATCTTTTACTTTGGGGTCAAGGTGTTCAACTTGGCGGTGGGGACACCCTGTAATTTACTGGTCATCTGGCAGATTGCCACCAAGAAAAGTGACGCGTCCACCTCTGACATCTTCATCTTGAATCTAGCCATATTGGACGCCTACTTCTGCCTAATGACGCCCATAGAGATGGTCAACCGACTTCTACTGGATGATAGCCGCATTTGGTACTCTCAGAGGTTTGCATATGGAATCAAAGACGTAGCACCACTCTTCTTG GTATGCATCTGCCTGGACCGCTACATGGCAGTGGTTCACCCAGTATTGTTCACTGGTATTCGAGACAATAAGATCCGAACTGGCATTTCTGTGGTGGTCTGGGGCCTCATCTTGGCTTATGGTCTCACCAAGTGCATCCTGGGTGTTATGAGCGTCAACGAGGTCTTCAGCGGTGTCATCCTCTTTGCCTTTGCTGTCATGGTCTTCTGCAACATCTCTGTCATCTGGGTCCTAAGACGTTCTGTGGTAGGAAAGGAGGCGATGCACCCGGTAAAGAAGAAGGCCTTCAGGATGGTACTGATAATCCTGGCTATCATCGTGACCAACTACCTGCCCCCAGTGGCACTCATGCCCTTTGTGTCCTACTACTCATTTGTTGCATTCCGCTGCCAGATCAGCATCAGCGTGTTCTCCATTATGGACTTGAGCTGCAGCATTGAGCCTCTACTCTACATCACAAAGATGGAGTGTGTGGACGgcaggtgctgtggactgaacTTCTCCAAGAAGCTGCATGATGTCAAGGtgtga